GACCGATTCGCCCTCACACAAGACTGAGCCGGCTGATGACATCGTGCGACAGATCTACAGGCACAGTTCGGCATGCCGGGTGAAAGTTGGCGATTGGCATACCGACCGCCATGCGGAAGAGCACGAGGACCCGTGCAGGGCCTTCAAACTCGGTCAGCCGGTAGTGTTGTGCGTCCATGATGGATTGACCTATGGCCATGCTGGACCTTCATGAACCACACCATGGACTATGGATGGACCAGATAGCTTAGCGGGTGGTGCGAGGCCGTAGCCAGGGCTATTCACCAAGGAAATCGTAGCAACCTCACTGTCGATACCAGATTAGGCTCAGCTCTACTATGAAACACGATGGATCACGGCGGATCAGTCTTATAACCAGCCTGGTCCATTGTGGCCCGAATGAATATGGGTTTCCTACGGATCACGGAGTACAACACTACGGTCAGCCTCCGTCAGCCCCCCGTCAGGCTTCACAATTCAGAGACCTGCTGTGGTCGAGCGTCGGAGAGCACACTCGTGATGTAGAAGACAGGATGAATTTCATGATTCGGCATCGTCCTACCACGTCCCAGATACATGTTGTCGAGGTCCGCTTCGGATGTCTGGCCGCGCCGACTGCCGAGATCTGTAAGGCGCTGTAGTAGCGCGATAGCGTCCTCAGTTTACGGTGCTTCGACCAAGTTCACGTGGCGCACAAGATGGCACCCAGAGCTGCCGGAGTACGGTGACTGCTGTTTGGTAAAGGGCCATGCGGCGCTGTGCTCGCTCTTTAGCGAGAGTGTAACCAGGCTTTTGCTGAGATCCCGGGCGACCGGAAAGTTCGTAACACTCGCGTGGGGGATGCTCAATTTCGTGTGCCGGTGGGTGGCCTGTCGAGTAGCGAGCACACTGTGCCCATGGCATTTCATCTACATACGCTCTTCTACACTATCATGCTCATTCCTCATCACAAAAAGGCGCTTAAACGCTAATGGCCCAGCCAAGCGCGATTCAAACGATGCTCGCGTGCTTTTATAGCTTCGTTAGAGGTTTGGTGGTCCCAGACTCGATTCACTGGATGCCAGCCTTCTTCTTGAAAGCATTGATGAGACCGCTGGTGGAAGCATCGTGCTTCGTGCTCTCGCCGGCAGCCTCAAGCTCGCTCTGGATGGTCTTCGCGAGGGCCTTGCCAAGCTCAACACCCCACTGGTCGAAGCTGTTGATGTTCCAGATCGCACCTTCTGTGAAAGTGACGTGCTCGTAGTATGCAATCAAGGCACCCAGAGCGCCCGGTGTGATCTTGTCTGCCAGGATACTGGTGGTCGGGCGATTACCCAAGAACACCTTGTGTGGCACCAGCTCATCACCTGCACCCTCAGCCCTGACAGTATCTGGTGTCTTGCCAACCATGAGCGCCTCAGCCTGCGCAAAGTAGTTTGAGGCAAGCATGATCTGGTGCTTGTTGTTCTCGATTGGGTTGTGCGAGTTGGCAGCAAGGATGAAGTCGGTTGGAATGAGCTTCGTGCCCTGGTGGAGGAGTTGGTAGAAGGAGTGCTGTGCGTTGGTGGCGGGCTCGCCGAAGAGGATCGCGCCGGTGGTGTACTTTACGTAGTCGCCGCTGCGGGTGATGGCCTTTCCGTTCGACTCCATGGAAAGCTGCTGAAGGTACGCTGGGAAGCGGTGTAGGTACTGGTCGAATCTGGCAGAGTGTTAGCTGGGCAGTCATTCGCTGCGTCGACACAATACTCACGGAGATACTAGATGTGTCTGGGCGCCGAAGAAGTCGGAGTACCAAACGCTGAGGAGACCGCCAATCACTGGGATGTTCTGCTCGAGTGGTGCAGTCCTGAAGTGGTGATCCATGGCGTTGGCACCAGACAGGAACTGGTGGAAATTGTCGTAGCCAATGTAGAGGGCGACGGAGAGACCAATGGCGGACCAGACAGAGTAACGTCCACCAACCCAGTCGCTGAAGCCAAACATGTTCTTGGTGTCGATGCCGAACTTCTCGACCTCCTTGGCGTTTGTGGAAAGAGCAACGAAGTGCTTTGCAATGTCGCTCTCCTTGGCAGATTGCAGGAACCACTTCTTTGCAGAGTTGGCGTTGGTGACGGTCTCGGCGGTAGTGAAAGTCTTGGATGCAACCAAGAAGAGAGTGGTCTCTGGGTTGCTGTCCTTGAGGGCCTCGGCCATGTGTGTGCCGTCGATGTTGCTGACGAAGTGGAGCTTGTAGCCTGCCTTGCCGTATGGCTTGAGTGCCTCAGTGACCATGACTGGCCCGAGATCTGAGCCACCGATACCAATGTTGACAATGGTGTCGATTGGCTTGCCAGTGTATCCCTTCCACTCCCCAGAGCGGACCTGCTCGGAGAAGTGCTTCATGTGGTCGAGCACCTCGTTGACGCCCTCAACTACGCTCTGGCCATCAACAGCCATTGGCTCGTTCTTGACATTCCTCAATGCCACGTGGTAGACGGCACGCTTCTCGGTGAAGTTGATCTTCTCGCCCTTGAACATGTCATCGCGGAGGTCTTCAAGCTTGGCCTCCTTGGCGAGGTTGACGAGGAGGGGGAGGGTCTCGTCGGTGATGAAGTTTTTGGAGAAGTCGAAGAGGATCTCGCCGCCGTCGGCCTCGTTCTTGAAGGTGTGGCTGTACTTGTCGAAGCGCTGGGGGTCTTTTTCGAACTCGCTCTTAAGGACCATGCCGCGGCCCAGCTTCTCGTGGTGCTCCATCAGGCCCTTCCATGCTGGCAGCTCGTTAGCCTGCGCGAAGCCTGGCATGTTGGCGGTGTGTGGTGAAGATCAATGGGAGTGGTGGTGGTGTTTCTGGTGAGACAGGCAATGGTTAGTGGGGTGGAGGTGTGGTTGATGGGATGGTTGATGCTCACTCTGTCGAGGTGTGAGGTGGTACATGTATTGATGGAGGTGTCCGGATGAGGTGCGCAGTGGTGgaagcagcagcagcagccgCCAGCAGGAGATGCGAGTGGGCCGGAGTGAGAGGTTGCCGATGACGATTTGCCTCTCAAGTTCTCAACCACATGCACATTGCCCCACCATTGCACTCCAGCAGAAACACAGAAACACAGAAACACGTCGGGTTGCTCCTGTCCCACCACTGCTCATGCTCATGCCACTGCTCATGCTCATGCCACTGCTCATGCTCATGCCACTGCTCATGCTCATGCTAAGAGGCTCTCTCTTGACAACGACAACAAGGAGGCGTGTTGACATGCTGCCCTTCAATGACCCGTGCAATGGACATGTACTTTGCCTTCCTACGCTGCGTCACCAATCTGTTTCCTACCTCACACCATCACACCGTCTCTCGTAGCACTACCATGAGCAAGTGGAGTACGAATGAAATGCCAACAAGCAGTGGTCATACGAATGATATCATCGAGGTGAAAAGACAGGACCAGACCCCCATCACAAGCCTCCAGGCCAGCATCGATGCCATGCAGGAAAAGCTCGATGAAGTCGGCAAAATCATCTACATCGGATCAGTCGAGCAGGTCTGTCTACAGCTCTTCGACATCCAAGATGAGTTCAGGGTACAGGTAGGGCACAAAGCTGCGACTTGCGTGCCAAAAAACGTCGAGAAATTCCAGCACAATGCGAAGAAGAATGTTGATGTGTTTCAGTCGAGCATTGGCCAACTCGATGCGAGGGTGGGAAAGCTGCTGGAAGATACGACTTGAGCTCCGCCGCACACTGCGTCAAGATTGGACGATGTAGGAGTATTCAGTCATCTTCGAATCACATTCGTGTCTAGATCGTCGAGCCGGG
Above is a genomic segment from Fulvia fulva chromosome 3, complete sequence containing:
- a CDS encoding Glucose-6-phosphate isomerase; translation: MPGFAQANELPAWKGLMEHHEKLGRGMVLKSEFEKDPQRFDKYSHTFKNEADGGEILFDFSKNFITDETLPLLVNLAKEAKLEDLRDDMFKGEKINFTEKRAVYHVALRNVKNEPMAVDGQSVVEGVNEVLDHMKHFSEQVRSGEWKGYTGKPIDTIVNIGIGGSDLGPVMVTEALKPYGKAGYKLHFVSNIDGTHMAEALKDSNPETTLFLVASKTFTTAETVTNANSAKKWFLQSAKESDIAKHFVALSTNAKEVEKFGIDTKNMFGFSDWVGGRYSVWSAIGLSVALYIGYDNFHQFLSGANAMDHHFRTAPLEQNIPVIGGLLSVWYSDFFGAQTHLVSPFDQYLHRFPAYLQQLSMESNGKAITRSGDYVKYTTGAILFGEPATNAQHSFYQLLHQGTKLIPTDFILAANSHNPIENNKHQIMLASNYFAQAEALMVGKTPDTVRAEGAGDELVPHKVFLGNRPTTSILADKITPGALGALIAYYEHVTFTEGAIWNINSFDQWGVELGKALAKTIQSELEAAGESTKHDASTSGLINAFKKKAGIQ